Proteins encoded in a region of the Leptolyngbya sp. FACHB-261 genome:
- a CDS encoding metalloregulator ArsR/SmtB family transcription factor, which yields MENQELQTLLSFFKALANESRLKLLGLLANRECSVEELATLLELREPTISHHLAKLKELKLVKMRPEGNTHWYQLNTEALTQLNQIVFSPAQLASLVTEVEGQAWERKILSNFLEEGRLKEIPASRKKRWVILKWLVGQFEEGVDYPERSVNEILQRRHPDCATLRRELIGYQFMQRQQGIYRRLPEETWQIA from the coding sequence GTGGAAAACCAAGAATTGCAGACCCTGCTGAGCTTCTTTAAGGCCCTGGCTAACGAGAGCCGCCTCAAGCTGCTTGGCCTACTCGCCAACCGTGAGTGCAGTGTGGAAGAACTGGCAACCTTGCTGGAGTTGCGAGAGCCAACCATCTCTCATCACTTGGCCAAGCTCAAGGAATTGAAGCTGGTCAAGATGCGCCCTGAGGGCAACACTCACTGGTACCAGCTGAATACAGAGGCCCTGACACAGCTCAACCAGATCGTCTTTTCCCCAGCTCAACTTGCCTCCCTAGTCACAGAAGTGGAGGGTCAAGCTTGGGAGCGCAAGATCCTCAGTAACTTCCTAGAGGAGGGGCGACTCAAAGAGATTCCCGCTAGCCGCAAGAAGCGCTGGGTGATTCTGAAATGGCTCGTGGGCCAATTTGAGGAGGGGGTGGATTATCCAGAGCGCAGCGTCAACGAGATTTTGCAACGACGCCACCCAGACTGTGCAACTCTGCGCCGCGAGTTGATCGGCTACCAGTTTATGCAACGACAGCAAGGCATTTACCGTCGTTTGCCCGAGGAAACTTGGCAGATTGCCTAG